One genomic segment of Salmo trutta chromosome 8, fSalTru1.1, whole genome shotgun sequence includes these proteins:
- the LOC115197899 gene encoding uncharacterized protein DDB_G0271670-like translates to PSPSPSSSFPSSSSSSSASPSSASPSSSSPSSSSSSSPSSSFPSSSSSSSSSSPSSSSFPSSPSSPSPSSSFPSSSSSSSSLSSSSSSSSPSSSSFPSSSSSPSPSSSFPSSSSSSSSSSSSPSSSSFPSSSSSSSPSSSSSSSPSSSSSSSSSSSSSSSSSPPSSSSSSSSSSPSSSFPSSSSPPSSPSTSSSSSPSPSSPTSSSSPSSPSSSSSSPSSSSSSSPSSFPSSSSSSSPSSSSFPSSSSTPSSFPSLPSSSSFPSSSPSSSSFPSSSSSSSSASP, encoded by the coding sequence ccatcaccatcaccatcatcatcattcccatcatcatcatcatcatcatcagcatcacCATCATcagcatcaccatcatcatcatccccatcatcatcatcatcatcatcaccatcatcatcattcccatcatcatcatcatcatcatcatcatcatcaccatcatcatcatcattcccatcatcaccatcatcaccatcaccatcatcatcattcccatcatcatcatcatcatcatcatcactatcgtcatcatcatcatcatcatcaccatcatcatcatcattcccatcatcatcatcatcaccatcaccatcatcatcattcccatcatcatcatcatcatcatcatcatcatcatcatcaccatcatcatcatcattcccatcatcatcatcatcatcatcaccatcatcatcatcatcatcatccccatcatcatcatcatcatcatcatcatcatcatcatcatcatcttcatcatcaccaccatcatcatcatcatcatcatcatcatcatcaccatcatcatcattcccatcatcatcatcaccaccatcatctccatcgacatcatcatcatcatcaccatcaccatcatcaccaacatcatcatcatccccatcatcaccatcatcatcatcatcatcaccatcatcatcatcatcatcgtcaccatcatcattcccatcatcatcatcatcatcatcaccatcatcatcatcattcccatcatcatcatcaacaccatcatcattcccatcattgccatcatcatcatcattcccatcatcatcgccatcatcatcatctttcccatcatcatcatcatcatcctcatcagcatcacca